CTTGCCGGAGGCCATGATGGTGGGTTCCTGCCGAATGCTGCGCATTCCAACACGGATATTGTGAATTGTTCCATCTACAAAAACCTTTTCAGAACATGGGAAGGGTGTTCTGGTGATGCTATGATTATCCTGGTTTTTCAAGCTCATAAATTTGATACGTTAAATAAATCAGCCACCCTGGGCGGCCTTGATAATGATCACACGGTCATGATCTTCTAAAATGGTATGGTCCCATTGAGGGGCCGGTATCACATCTTCATTGACCGCAAGTGCGATGCCTGTTCTTATGGGAACCGACAATTGACGCAACAGCCCGGAGATGTTTTCACCGGCATTGACGGAAACGGCTTCATTATTTACAATGATTTCCATTCAACCGAATATAATTATTGGGGGGTGCACATCCCTTCGCCGGCATGACCCGGATCAGGTTCATAG
The genomic region above belongs to Flavobacteriales bacterium and contains:
- the thiS gene encoding sulfur carrier protein ThiS, translating into MEIIVNNEAVSVNAGENISGLLRQLSVPIRTGIALAVNEDVIPAPQWDHTILEDHDRVIIIKAAQGG